A single genomic interval of Zunongwangia sp. HGR-M22 harbors:
- a CDS encoding helix-turn-helix domain-containing protein, translating into MAENAIPIKNIVCGRCIATVEGILSKLDIPYKEVNLGEAILERELSAAEQNALSSELEKVGFQLLQSKNERIINQIKSVLIDEISNYADQKKLSEILSAELHHDYSFITNLFTAEEGQSIQSYFNKLKIEKAKELLEYDELSIAEVAYQLGFSTAAYLSTSFKKQTGITPSEYKKMQLKGRKGLDAV; encoded by the coding sequence TTGGCAGAAAACGCGATTCCTATTAAAAATATAGTCTGTGGCCGTTGCATCGCGACGGTAGAAGGTATTTTGTCTAAACTCGATATTCCGTATAAAGAAGTGAATTTAGGGGAAGCGATTTTAGAAAGAGAACTTTCTGCAGCGGAACAAAATGCGTTGTCTTCGGAATTAGAAAAAGTAGGTTTTCAGCTTTTACAATCTAAGAATGAACGTATCATTAATCAGATAAAATCGGTTTTGATTGACGAGATTTCTAATTATGCCGATCAAAAGAAATTATCAGAAATCTTAAGTGCAGAGCTTCATCACGATTATAGTTTTATTACTAATTTATTTACTGCGGAAGAAGGACAAAGCATCCAGTCGTATTTCAATAAACTCAAAATCGAAAAAGCCAAAGAGCTTTTAGAGTACGATGAATTGAGTATTGCTGAAGTGGCTTACCAGCTCGGTTTTTCAACAGCGGCTTATTTATCGACTTCCTTTAAAAAACAAACCGGAATCACACCTTCAGAATATAAAAAAATGCAACTAAAAGGTCGAAAAGGCCTTGATGCTGTTTAA
- a CDS encoding heavy metal translocating P-type ATPase, whose translation MKKSYNVSGMSCQGCQSHVTQALQNIPEVEKVDVDLEQETAEILMKKHIEISTFQQALKNAGGNYQISIPSEKSSEEKLMTHHYHVSGMSCNGCRAHVEETLNKVDGVENAEVNLEKAEAKISMHHHIEIEQFQQALENDRGGYQIHPLDQKKKRVKKNKKKKPKAKGDGKWYCPMHCEGDKMYDEPGDCPVCGMDLVQEQSLSAPKITYTCPMHPEVEENEPGDCPICGMDLVPKDPEPEAQNSTYLKLHKKFWFSVAFTLPIFLIAMSDMLSNNPLYQIMDLQYWNWVQLVLSIPVVFYFTWMFFERAWKSIVNWNLNMFTLVGIGSGIAWIFSVLGLLFPDLFPNQFKTEAGTVHVYFEAATVILTLVMLGQMLEARAHDRTNSAIKELLKLAPNNATRVVNGKEEVVAIDDIEEGDLLKVKPGEKIPVDGIIKNGKSSIDESMITGEPIPLEKSADDKVTSGTINGNSSFTMMAEQVGDETLLSQIIQMVNDASRSQAPIQRLADKISGYFVPIVVLISVITFAIWAIVGPSPSYVYAFVNAIAVLIIACPCALGLATPMSVMVGVGKGAQNGVLIKNAQALEQMNEIDTLIIDKTGTITEGKPSVEKMVSVGDFTEAEIAGFIAALNSHSEHPLATATIKYAKEKGVKIEEASNFDSVTGKGVIGELQQKKLALGNKALLDEKGINSSEKIDCEIEQFQQQGKTVSYLSVAGKVEGFVVISDPLKKTSKEALTKLKEDGVEVIMLTGDNERTAKAVADEMGIAFKAGMLPQDKMSEVEKLQQQGRKVAAAGDGINDAPALAKADIGIAMGTGTDVAIESAEITLVKGDLKAVLKARKLSDKVMSNIKQNLFFALIYNSIGVPIAAGILYPFFGILLSPMIAALAMSFSSVSVIGNALRLRAATLS comes from the coding sequence ATGAAAAAGAGCTATAACGTAAGCGGAATGAGTTGCCAAGGTTGCCAATCTCATGTAACCCAAGCACTGCAAAATATTCCTGAAGTAGAAAAAGTTGACGTAGATCTTGAACAAGAAACTGCTGAAATTTTGATGAAAAAGCATATCGAAATTTCAACATTTCAGCAAGCCTTAAAAAATGCCGGCGGAAATTATCAAATATCGATTCCTTCGGAAAAGTCTTCTGAAGAAAAATTGATGACGCACCACTATCATGTAAGCGGCATGTCTTGCAATGGTTGTCGCGCTCACGTAGAAGAAACCTTGAATAAAGTTGATGGTGTTGAAAACGCTGAAGTGAATCTTGAAAAAGCGGAAGCAAAAATCAGCATGCATCATCATATCGAAATTGAACAATTCCAGCAAGCTTTAGAAAATGATAGAGGCGGCTACCAAATTCATCCATTAGATCAAAAAAAAAAGAGGGTAAAGAAGAATAAAAAAAAGAAACCGAAAGCAAAAGGAGATGGGAAGTGGTATTGCCCTATGCACTGCGAAGGCGATAAAATGTATGATGAACCGGGAGATTGCCCGGTATGCGGAATGGATTTGGTACAAGAACAAAGTTTAAGTGCGCCAAAAATTACATATACCTGCCCAATGCATCCCGAAGTTGAAGAAAATGAGCCTGGAGATTGCCCAATTTGTGGGATGGATTTAGTGCCTAAAGATCCTGAGCCAGAAGCACAAAATTCAACCTATCTAAAATTGCATAAAAAATTCTGGTTTTCGGTGGCTTTTACCTTGCCTATTTTCCTAATTGCTATGTCGGATATGTTAAGTAATAATCCGCTATATCAAATTATGGATTTGCAGTATTGGAATTGGGTGCAGCTAGTATTATCCATTCCGGTAGTGTTTTATTTTACGTGGATGTTTTTTGAGCGTGCCTGGAAATCTATCGTAAACTGGAATTTGAATATGTTTACGCTGGTAGGTATTGGTTCTGGAATAGCCTGGATTTTTAGTGTACTAGGCTTATTGTTTCCCGATTTATTTCCTAATCAATTTAAAACAGAAGCAGGTACAGTGCATGTTTATTTTGAAGCCGCTACGGTTATTTTAACATTAGTGATGTTAGGCCAAATGTTAGAGGCCCGAGCACACGATCGTACCAATTCCGCTATCAAAGAATTACTGAAGTTAGCGCCCAATAACGCCACTCGGGTGGTAAACGGAAAAGAAGAGGTAGTTGCTATAGATGATATTGAAGAAGGTGATCTTTTAAAAGTAAAACCCGGAGAGAAAATCCCGGTTGATGGGATTATTAAAAACGGAAAATCGTCGATCGATGAAAGTATGATTACCGGTGAGCCGATTCCGTTAGAAAAATCGGCTGACGATAAAGTAACTTCAGGAACTATAAACGGGAATTCTTCTTTTACCATGATGGCCGAGCAAGTAGGCGATGAAACTTTGCTTTCCCAAATTATCCAAATGGTAAATGATGCCAGTAGGTCGCAAGCGCCAATTCAACGTTTAGCCGATAAAATTTCAGGATATTTTGTACCGATTGTGGTACTTATTTCGGTGATCACTTTTGCGATCTGGGCAATTGTTGGTCCGTCGCCGTCTTACGTTTACGCTTTTGTAAATGCCATCGCGGTGCTCATTATTGCCTGTCCTTGTGCTTTAGGTTTAGCCACACCAATGTCGGTTATGGTTGGAGTAGGAAAAGGCGCCCAGAATGGTGTGCTCATCAAAAATGCGCAGGCTTTAGAGCAGATGAATGAGATCGATACTTTGATTATTGATAAAACCGGAACGATCACGGAAGGAAAACCTTCCGTAGAAAAAATGGTGAGTGTTGGTGATTTTACTGAAGCTGAGATTGCAGGATTTATCGCTGCTTTAAATTCGCATAGTGAACATCCGCTGGCCACTGCAACGATAAAATATGCGAAAGAGAAAGGTGTTAAGATAGAGGAAGCTTCAAATTTTGATTCGGTTACGGGGAAAGGTGTGATTGGTGAACTTCAGCAGAAAAAATTAGCACTGGGGAATAAGGCGCTTTTGGATGAAAAAGGAATCAATTCTTCAGAAAAAATTGATTGCGAAATTGAACAATTTCAGCAACAGGGAAAAACCGTTTCTTATTTAAGCGTAGCTGGTAAGGTTGAAGGATTTGTAGTGATTTCAGATCCTTTGAAGAAAACCAGTAAAGAAGCACTTACAAAATTAAAAGAAGACGGCGTTGAGGTAATTATGCTTACCGGCGATAACGAACGTACGGCAAAGGCGGTAGCCGATGAAATGGGAATTGCGTTTAAAGCCGGAATGTTGCCGCAGGATAAAATGAGCGAGGTAGAAAAACTGCAGCAACAAGGGCGAAAAGTGGCTGCAGCCGGAGACGGAATTAACGATGCGCCGGCATTGGCTAAAGCCGATATCGGGATTGCTATGGGAACCGGAACTGATGTAGCGATAGAAAGTGCAGAGATAACACTAGTAAAAGGCGATTTAAAAGCGGTGCTAAAAGCGCGAAAACTGAGTGATAAAGTAATGTCGAATATTAAGCAAAATCTATTTTTTGCTTTGATCTATAATAGTATTGGTGTTCCAATTGCAGCCGGAATTCTATATCCATTCTTCGGAATTTTATTGTCGCCAATGATCGCTGCTTTGGCAATGAGTTTTAGCTCGGTTTCTGTGATCGGCAATGCGTTGCGATTACGAGCCGCAACACTATCCTAA
- a CDS encoding permease → MNDFLSKWGEAANTSLGFFWMALWAFALGYVISSCIQVFVTEKRMQKTMGENESKGVLLGTFFGFISSSCSFAALASTKSLFKKGASFVSSIAFLLASTNLVIELGIIISIFLGWQFVVGEYVGGILLILISWLLIRLFHPKGLIKKARERLQTDEEDDNDDQKSWKKRIKTEKSWAKVSQQYGMEWKMVWKDVTLGFTIAGIVAAFIPDSFFETLFINSGQGNTDFSFLTILEHIIVGPLVAFITFIGSMGNIPLAALLFGKGVSFAGVIAFIFSDLVVFPVLRINAKYYGWKMSFFILMLLFISLVGASLLLHYGFLSLDLIPDPSSVQVQDQTFFKIDYTFFLNITFLFISGYLIYLGFFKRTDVMRMKEMAPKSKLMEKTLKYIAFVCYAWLAGGIIVKYFFQ, encoded by the coding sequence ATGAACGATTTTTTAAGCAAATGGGGAGAAGCTGCCAATACCAGTCTGGGATTTTTCTGGATGGCATTGTGGGCTTTTGCTTTGGGGTATGTAATTAGTAGTTGTATTCAGGTTTTTGTCACCGAAAAACGAATGCAAAAAACTATGGGTGAAAATGAATCTAAAGGAGTGTTATTGGGAACTTTTTTTGGATTTATAAGTAGCTCCTGTAGTTTTGCTGCTTTGGCATCTACCAAGAGTTTGTTTAAAAAAGGAGCAAGTTTTGTTTCGAGTATCGCTTTTTTATTGGCTTCGACTAATTTGGTGATCGAATTAGGAATTATCATCTCAATATTTTTAGGTTGGCAATTTGTGGTAGGAGAATATGTAGGCGGAATTTTACTGATCTTGATCAGTTGGTTGCTCATTAGATTATTTCATCCCAAAGGACTAATTAAGAAAGCAAGAGAAAGACTTCAAACTGATGAAGAAGACGATAATGATGACCAGAAGTCTTGGAAGAAAAGAATTAAAACCGAAAAAAGCTGGGCGAAAGTGTCTCAGCAATACGGTATGGAATGGAAAATGGTTTGGAAAGATGTTACACTTGGTTTTACCATTGCCGGGATCGTAGCTGCTTTTATTCCAGATTCGTTTTTTGAAACGCTGTTTATCAATAGTGGGCAAGGAAATACAGATTTCTCATTTTTAACGATCTTAGAACATATTATTGTTGGGCCTTTAGTGGCTTTTATCACCTTTATTGGTTCGATGGGGAATATTCCACTGGCTGCATTATTGTTTGGTAAAGGCGTAAGTTTTGCCGGAGTAATCGCTTTTATCTTTAGCGACCTAGTGGTTTTCCCGGTACTTAGAATCAATGCCAAATATTATGGTTGGAAAATGTCGTTTTTCATTTTAATGCTACTTTTTATTTCTCTGGTTGGCGCATCGCTCTTGTTGCATTATGGATTTTTAAGTTTGGATTTAATCCCGGATCCTTCGAGTGTGCAGGTACAGGATCAAACATTTTTCAAAATAGATTATACCTTTTTTCTGAATATTACTTTTTTGTTTATTTCAGGATATTTGATCTACTTAGGTTTCTTTAAAAGAACCGATGTAATGCGAATGAAAGAAATGGCGCCAAAAAGTAAATTAATGGAGAAAACCCTAAAGTATATTGCTTTTGTTTGTTACGCCTGGTTGGCAGGAGGAATTATTGTGAAGTATTTTTTTCAGTAA